The Pseudomonas wenzhouensis genome has a segment encoding these proteins:
- a CDS encoding DUF692 domain-containing protein, which yields MHLVNLTGAGLGLRRGLLAELIGDEASGADFLEVALENWIGVGGRLGKQLRALSERRPLLCHGLSLNLGGFAPLNLELLHAIKGFLDEHGVLAYSEHLSACADEGQLYDLMPLPFSEESVLRIAERVRVVQDVLERPLIIENVSAYARLPGELDEADFVRAVLERADCQLLLDVNNVYVNSLNFGFDAEAYIAAMPSERIAYLHVAGHYDQAVDLKIDTHGAPVIDPVWALLSSAYAQHGVRPTLLERDFNFPPLTELYAELAHIRSLQQAAQPLSRYGT from the coding sequence ATGCACCTCGTAAACCTCACCGGCGCCGGTCTCGGCCTGCGTCGCGGACTGCTCGCTGAGCTGATCGGCGATGAGGCCAGCGGCGCCGACTTTCTCGAAGTGGCGCTGGAGAACTGGATCGGTGTCGGTGGCCGGTTGGGCAAGCAACTGCGTGCTCTGAGTGAGCGTCGGCCGTTGCTGTGCCATGGTCTGTCCCTCAATCTTGGCGGCTTCGCGCCGCTGAATCTGGAGTTGTTGCACGCCATCAAGGGCTTTCTCGACGAGCATGGTGTGCTGGCCTACAGCGAGCACCTGTCGGCCTGTGCCGACGAGGGGCAACTGTATGACCTGATGCCGCTGCCGTTTTCCGAAGAGTCGGTGCTGCGCATCGCCGAGCGCGTGCGCGTCGTTCAGGACGTGCTGGAGCGGCCGCTGATCATCGAGAACGTCTCGGCCTATGCGCGCCTGCCCGGCGAGCTGGACGAGGCAGACTTCGTTCGCGCGGTGCTGGAGCGTGCCGACTGCCAGCTGCTGCTCGACGTCAACAACGTCTACGTCAACAGCCTGAACTTCGGCTTCGATGCTGAGGCCTACATCGCCGCGATGCCGAGCGAGCGCATCGCCTATCTGCACGTCGCCGGGCATTACGACCAGGCGGTAGACCTGAAGATCGACACCCACGGCGCGCCGGTGATCGACCCGGTGTGGGCACTGCTGAGCAGCGCTTATGCGCAGCATGGCGTACGCCCGACGCTGCTGGAGCGCGACTTCAACTTCCCGCCGCTGACCGAGCTGTATGCCGAGCTGGCGCATATCCGCAGCCTGCAGCAGGCTGCGCAACCGCTGAGCAGATACGGCACATGA
- a CDS encoding IS5 family transposase: protein MKQMTFADAEYAGKRKQTRKELFLIEMDRVVPWKGLIALIEPHYPKGDGGRPAYPLIAMLRVHLMQNWFGYSDPAMEEALYETTILRQFAGLSLERIPDETTILNFRRLLEKHELAAGILAVINGYLGDRGLFLRQGTIVDATLINAPSSTKNKDGKRDPEMHQTKKGNQYYFGMKAHIGVDDESGLVHSVVGTAANVADITQVDKLLHGDENVVCADAGYTGVEKRPEHAGREVIWQVAARRSTYKKLDKRSALYKAKRKIEKAKAQVRAKVEHPFRVIKRQFGCVKVRFRGLAKNTAQLVTLFALSNLWMARRHLLTTAGEVRL from the coding sequence ATGAAGCAGATGACCTTCGCCGACGCCGAGTACGCAGGTAAGCGCAAGCAGACCCGCAAGGAGCTGTTCCTGATCGAGATGGATCGGGTGGTGCCATGGAAGGGCTTGATTGCGCTGATCGAGCCTCACTACCCCAAGGGTGACGGTGGCCGGCCAGCCTATCCGCTGATAGCGATGCTGCGTGTCCATCTGATGCAGAACTGGTTCGGCTACAGCGACCCGGCGATGGAAGAGGCGCTTTATGAGACCACCATTCTGCGCCAGTTTGCGGGCTTGAGCCTGGAGCGCATCCCTGACGAAACAACCATTCTCAACTTCCGGCGGTTGCTGGAAAAACACGAGCTGGCGGCAGGAATCTTGGCCGTCATCAATGGCTACCTGGGCGACCGCGGTCTCTTTCTGCGGCAAGGCACGATCGTCGACGCCACGCTGATCAACGCACCGAGCTCGACCAAGAACAAGGACGGCAAGCGGGACCCGGAGATGCACCAGACCAAGAAGGGCAATCAGTACTACTTCGGCATGAAGGCGCACATCGGCGTGGATGATGAGTCGGGGCTGGTACACAGCGTGGTAGGCACGGCAGCCAACGTGGCGGATATCACCCAGGTCGACAAACTGCTGCACGGTGACGAGAACGTCGTCTGCGCCGATGCCGGCTACACCGGCGTCGAAAAGCGCCCCGAACATGCTGGCCGCGAAGTGATCTGGCAGGTCGCAGCACGCCGCAGCACCTACAAGAAGCTCGATAAACGCAGCGCCCTGTACAAAGCCAAGCGCAAGATCGAGAAGGCCAAGGCACAAGTGCGAGCGAAGGTCGAGCACCCGTTTCGAGTGATCAAGCGCCAGTTCGGTTGCGTGAAGGTGCGCTTCCGTGGCCTGGCCAAGAACACCGCTCAACTGGTGACGCTGTTCGCGCTGTCGAACCTATGGATGGCGCGCCGACATTTGCTGACTACCGCAGGAGAGGTACGCCTGTAA
- a CDS encoding anti-sigma factor family protein encodes MLTCKELVAHSSDYLDGQLTLRQRLAVRAHLAMCGNCRRFIRQMKLTQAVIRQMPDEELPELDALAERLAQDRRNQG; translated from the coding sequence ATGCTGACCTGCAAGGAATTGGTCGCTCATTCCAGCGATTATCTCGACGGCCAACTGACCCTGCGCCAGCGCCTGGCCGTACGCGCGCACCTAGCCATGTGCGGCAACTGCCGGCGTTTTATCCGCCAGATGAAACTGACCCAGGCGGTGATCCGGCAGATGCCGGATGAGGAGTTACCCGAACTCGACGCCCTGGCCGAGCGCCTGGCGCAGGATCGGCGTAATCAGGGGTGA
- a CDS encoding RNA polymerase sigma factor — MSDSDLLGRLLAGEQKAYRELVARYQGAMRAVAYAIVGSRHADEVVQDAWFAVVRNLAGFQGRASLKTWLLTITANTAKTRLKHNRREVLLDDLAAPHGTVGEERFSDDGHWLLAPHAWHQDSPEALLTEDELRECLEHTLASLSELQASVLVLRERQGLELEAICNLLDISLSNARVLLHRARLKVFATLEHFEETGQC, encoded by the coding sequence ATGTCCGATTCCGATCTCTTGGGCCGCCTGCTCGCCGGCGAGCAAAAGGCCTACCGCGAGCTGGTGGCTCGTTATCAGGGTGCGATGCGGGCGGTGGCCTACGCCATCGTCGGCAGCCGCCATGCCGATGAGGTGGTGCAGGATGCCTGGTTCGCCGTGGTGCGCAACCTGGCAGGTTTTCAAGGCCGCGCCAGCCTCAAGACCTGGCTGCTGACCATCACCGCCAACACCGCCAAGACCCGTCTCAAGCACAACCGTCGCGAGGTACTGCTCGACGACCTGGCCGCGCCCCATGGCACGGTAGGCGAAGAGCGTTTCTCCGATGACGGCCACTGGCTGCTGGCGCCACATGCCTGGCATCAGGACAGCCCCGAAGCCCTGCTCACCGAAGACGAATTGCGCGAGTGCCTGGAGCACACCCTGGCCAGCCTGTCCGAGTTGCAGGCCAGCGTGCTGGTACTGCGCGAGCGTCAGGGCCTGGAGTTGGAGGCGATCTGTAATCTTCTCGACATCTCGCTCTCCAATGCCCGTGTGCTGCTGCACCGGGCACGCCTGAAAGTCTTTGCCACCCTGGAACATTTCGAGGAGACAGGCCAATGCTGA
- a CDS encoding beta-ketoacyl-ACP synthase III — MHNVVISGTGLYTPANSISNDELVASFNAYVQQFNADNAEAIARGEVEALSESSTAFIEKASGIKSRFVIDKDGILDPQRMVPRIPERDNEQWGILCEMAVGAAKQALERAGKTVADIDGVIVACSNLQRAYPAVAIEVQAALGIQGWGYDMNVACSSATFGIQAATTAIQTGQARAILMVNPEICTGHLNFRDRDSHFIFGDAATAVIIERADQATSKHQFDVVGTKLLTQFSNNIRNNFGFLNRAAEEGVGARDKLFVQEGRKVFKDVCPMVAELIAAHLAENQLNVADVKRFWLHQANLNMNLLIARKLLGRDAEPHEAPVILDTYANTSSAGSVIALHKNQDDLPAGSLGVLSSFGAGYSIGSVILRKR; from the coding sequence GTGCATAACGTCGTGATCAGTGGTACCGGCCTGTACACCCCGGCCAACAGCATTTCCAACGACGAGCTGGTGGCGTCCTTCAATGCCTACGTGCAGCAGTTCAACGCCGACAACGCCGAGGCCATCGCCCGTGGCGAGGTCGAGGCGCTGAGCGAATCGAGCACGGCCTTCATCGAAAAGGCGTCGGGCATCAAGAGCCGCTTCGTCATCGACAAGGACGGCATTCTCGACCCGCAGCGCATGGTGCCGCGCATTCCCGAACGTGATAACGAGCAGTGGGGCATCCTCTGCGAGATGGCTGTGGGCGCTGCCAAGCAGGCGCTGGAGAGGGCCGGCAAGACCGTTGCCGATATCGACGGGGTGATCGTCGCTTGCTCGAATCTGCAGCGCGCCTACCCGGCGGTGGCCATCGAAGTGCAGGCTGCGCTGGGCATTCAGGGCTGGGGCTACGACATGAACGTCGCCTGCTCGTCGGCCACCTTCGGCATCCAGGCCGCGACCACCGCAATCCAGACCGGCCAGGCCCGCGCCATCCTGATGGTCAACCCGGAAATCTGCACCGGCCATCTCAACTTCCGTGACCGCGACAGCCACTTCATCTTCGGTGATGCCGCCACCGCCGTGATCATCGAGCGTGCCGACCAGGCCACCTCTAAGCACCAGTTCGACGTGGTCGGCACCAAGCTGCTGACTCAGTTCTCCAACAACATCCGCAACAACTTCGGCTTCCTCAACCGCGCGGCGGAAGAGGGCGTGGGCGCGCGCGACAAACTGTTCGTGCAGGAGGGCCGCAAGGTGTTCAAGGACGTTTGCCCGATGGTCGCTGAGCTGATCGCCGCACACCTGGCGGAAAACCAGCTCAACGTCGCAGATGTGAAGCGCTTCTGGCTACACCAGGCCAACCTCAATATGAACCTGCTGATCGCGCGCAAGCTGCTGGGGCGCGACGCCGAGCCGCACGAGGCGCCGGTGATTCTCGACACCTACGCCAACACCAGCTCGGCCGGCTCGGTGATCGCCCTGCACAAGAACCAGGACGATCTGCCGGCGGGCAGCCTGGGTGTTCTAAGCTCCTTTGGTGCCGGTTATTCGATCGGCAGTGTAATTTTGCGCAAGCGTTGA
- a CDS encoding FMN-binding glutamate synthase family protein, whose protein sequence is MNLSLLSRYAFFAFCVLFTLASLPFLAHEWIWPFTLLGGVLSLIGIGDLLQTRHAVRRNYPILGNIRYLVEGIRPEIRQYLLEGDAEQLPFSRAQRSLVYARAKNEGSDKPFGTLSDVYQNGFEFISHSMRPAPLTDPCSFRVEIGGPQCSQPYSASLFNISAMSFGSLSANAIRALNEGAKLGEFYHDTGEGSISPYHREHGGDLVWELGSGYFGCRASDGRFDPERFAAQAASPQVKMIEIKLSQGAKPGHGGILPKHKVTEEIANTRGVPMGEDCISPSRHSAFSTPTELLQFIAQLRELSGGKPVGFKFCLGHPWEFMGIVKAMLETGILPDFIVVDGKEGGTGAAPLEFTDHLGVPLREGLLFVHNTLVGSNLRDKIKLGASGKIVSAFDIARVLAIGADWANSARGFMFAIGCIQSQSCHTNKCPTGVATQDPLRQRALVVEDKAQRVYNFHRNTLKALAEMLAAAGLDHPSQIDAKHLVQRLSATEIKLFAQQHVFLAPGELLSGEIGGEFYQRMWRMARADSFEPAPA, encoded by the coding sequence ATGAACCTTTCTCTGCTCAGCCGCTATGCATTTTTTGCGTTCTGCGTGCTGTTCACCCTGGCCAGCCTGCCCTTCCTCGCTCATGAATGGATATGGCCGTTCACCCTGCTCGGCGGCGTGCTCAGCCTGATCGGTATCGGCGATCTGTTGCAGACCCGCCATGCGGTGCGCCGCAACTACCCGATCCTGGGCAATATCCGCTATCTGGTCGAAGGCATCCGCCCGGAGATTCGCCAGTACCTGCTCGAAGGCGATGCCGAACAGCTGCCCTTCTCCCGCGCCCAGCGCTCGCTGGTCTACGCCCGCGCCAAGAACGAAGGTTCGGACAAACCCTTCGGCACTCTGAGCGACGTGTACCAGAACGGCTTCGAGTTCATCAGCCACTCGATGCGCCCGGCGCCGCTCACCGATCCGTGCAGTTTTCGCGTGGAGATCGGCGGGCCGCAATGCAGTCAGCCGTATTCGGCCTCCCTGTTCAACATCTCGGCGATGAGCTTTGGCTCGCTTAGCGCCAATGCGATTCGCGCCCTCAACGAGGGGGCGAAGCTCGGCGAGTTCTACCATGACACCGGCGAGGGCAGCATCAGCCCCTACCATCGGGAGCACGGTGGCGATCTGGTGTGGGAACTGGGCAGCGGCTACTTCGGCTGCCGCGCCTCGGACGGCCGCTTCGACCCCGAGCGTTTCGCCGCGCAGGCAGCCAGCCCGCAGGTGAAGATGATCGAGATCAAGCTCAGCCAGGGCGCCAAGCCGGGCCACGGCGGCATCCTGCCCAAGCACAAGGTCACCGAGGAAATCGCCAACACCCGTGGCGTGCCCATGGGCGAGGACTGCATCTCGCCGTCACGCCATAGCGCCTTCTCCACGCCGACCGAGCTGCTGCAGTTCATCGCCCAGTTGCGTGAGCTTTCAGGCGGCAAGCCGGTGGGGTTCAAGTTCTGCCTGGGTCACCCCTGGGAGTTCATGGGTATCGTCAAGGCCATGCTGGAGACTGGCATCCTGCCCGACTTCATAGTCGTTGATGGCAAGGAAGGCGGTACCGGCGCGGCGCCGCTGGAGTTCACCGATCACCTCGGCGTGCCGCTGCGCGAAGGGCTGCTGTTCGTGCACAACACCCTGGTCGGCAGCAACCTGCGCGACAAGATCAAACTCGGCGCCAGCGGCAAGATCGTCAGTGCCTTCGATATCGCCCGCGTGCTGGCCATCGGCGCCGACTGGGCCAATTCGGCGCGCGGCTTCATGTTCGCCATCGGCTGCATCCAGTCGCAGTCGTGCCACACCAACAAGTGCCCGACCGGTGTGGCGACCCAGGACCCACTGCGCCAGCGCGCACTGGTGGTCGAGGACAAGGCCCAGCGCGTCTATAACTTCCACCGCAACACGCTCAAGGCGCTGGCCGAGATGCTCGCCGCCGCCGGCCTCGACCATCCTTCACAGATCGATGCCAAGCATCTGGTGCAGCGCCTGTCAGCGACCGAGATCAAGCTGTTCGCCCAACAGCACGTATTCCTCGCGCCGGGTGAATTGCTCAGCGGCGAGATCGGCGGTGAGTTCTACCAGCGCATGTGGCGCATGGCCCGCGCCGACAGTTTCGAGCCGGCACCGGCCTGA
- a CDS encoding 3-isopropylmalate dehydratase, producing MRSLLIALPLLLLTACSSYRGDPEHVKPVPDDRLLAFQQAPANGAQIVVNRDFGMMGGGCYVAIEVDRKVAARIGVGEVATFQVPPGTRVVGITPDRMDDTLCGMGRLLREVAVPVKAGETQYLRIVSQNKGGFDIRPDTP from the coding sequence ATGCGCTCGCTTCTTATCGCACTACCGTTGCTGCTGCTGACGGCTTGCTCGTCGTATCGCGGGGATCCCGAACACGTCAAACCCGTGCCGGATGATCGCCTGCTGGCGTTTCAGCAGGCGCCGGCCAATGGTGCGCAGATCGTGGTCAACCGCGACTTCGGCATGATGGGCGGCGGTTGCTACGTGGCCATCGAGGTGGATCGCAAGGTCGCTGCGCGCATCGGTGTCGGCGAGGTCGCGACCTTCCAGGTGCCGCCTGGCACGCGCGTCGTCGGCATCACCCCGGATCGCATGGACGACACCCTCTGCGGTATGGGCCGCCTGCTGCGTGAAGTCGCGGTGCCGGTAAAAGCCGGGGAAACCCAGTACCTGCGCATCGTCAGCCAGAACAAGGGCGGCTTCGACATTCGCCCCGATACGCCCTGA
- a CDS encoding HIT family protein, with the protein MSLHGTYDSQNIFAQIIRGDLPCYKLYEDDDVLAFLDLFPQSRGHSLVIPKRAAARNILEIDDASLAKVMAVVKKVAQAVVDELQPAGVQVAQFNGAPAGQTVFHIHMHVIPRFEGEGLGIHAASKADPVELEALQARLIKRLQG; encoded by the coding sequence ATGAGCCTGCATGGTACTTACGATTCCCAGAACATCTTCGCCCAGATCATTCGCGGCGATCTGCCCTGCTACAAGCTGTACGAAGACGACGATGTATTGGCCTTCCTCGATCTGTTCCCGCAGTCCAGGGGGCATAGCCTGGTCATTCCCAAGCGTGCTGCTGCGCGCAACATTCTCGAGATCGACGATGCCAGCCTGGCCAAGGTCATGGCCGTGGTGAAGAAGGTCGCCCAGGCCGTGGTCGACGAACTGCAGCCGGCTGGCGTGCAGGTTGCGCAGTTCAACGGCGCGCCTGCCGGGCAGACAGTGTTTCATATCCACATGCACGTGATCCCGCGTTTCGAGGGCGAGGGGCTGGGCATTCACGCCGCCAGCAAGGCCGACCCGGTCGAGTTGGAGGCGCTGCAGGCGCGACTGATCAAACGCCTGCAGGGCTGA
- a CDS encoding glutathione S-transferase N-terminal domain-containing protein, with the protein MTDIRSFPIIHKWPAQHPERLQLYSLPTPNGVKVSIMLEETGLPYEAHLVSFERNEQFSPEFLSLTPNNKIPAILDPNGPGGQPLALFESGAILLYLAEKTGQLLAQDAAARYETLQWLMWQMGGVGPMFGQLGFFHKFAGAEYEDKRPRDRYVAESARLLGVLDQRLQGRDWIMGEYSIADIAVLPWIRCLVDFYKAGELVQFERFGNVRRVLDAFLARPAVQRGLNIPARD; encoded by the coding sequence ATGACCGACATCCGCTCCTTCCCCATTATCCACAAATGGCCCGCCCAGCATCCCGAGCGTCTGCAGCTGTATTCGCTGCCCACGCCCAATGGCGTCAAGGTGTCGATCATGCTGGAAGAAACCGGCCTGCCCTATGAGGCGCACCTGGTCAGTTTCGAGCGTAACGAGCAGTTCAGCCCCGAGTTTCTCTCGCTGACGCCGAACAACAAGATTCCCGCCATCCTCGACCCGAACGGGCCGGGCGGCCAGCCGCTGGCGTTGTTCGAGTCCGGGGCGATTCTGCTCTATCTGGCGGAGAAGACCGGCCAGCTATTGGCGCAGGATGCCGCTGCCCGCTACGAGACCCTTCAATGGCTGATGTGGCAGATGGGCGGAGTCGGGCCGATGTTTGGTCAGCTCGGCTTCTTCCATAAATTCGCGGGAGCCGAGTACGAGGACAAACGCCCGCGCGACCGCTACGTCGCCGAATCCGCACGGTTGCTCGGCGTGCTCGATCAACGCCTGCAGGGGCGTGACTGGATCATGGGTGAGTACAGCATCGCCGATATTGCCGTGCTGCCCTGGATTCGCTGCCTGGTGGACTTCTACAAGGCCGGTGAGCTGGTGCAATTCGAACGCTTCGGCAACGTACGCCGCGTACTCGATGCCTTCCTCGCGCGGCCGGCAGTGCAGCGCGGCCTGAACATTCCCGCACGCGACTGA
- a CDS encoding MFS transporter, translating to MSPPSSNPAAALSPGAILLIQLALALGGFAIGTGEFAIMGLMPNVAADLGVSEPQVGHVISAYALGVVVGAPLLALLGARLPRRILLLLLMGCFALGNFASALAPSYEPLLIFRFIAGLPHGAYFGIAMLVAASMAPPHKRAKAVSRVLAGLTVAILIGNPLATWLGQFMSWRYAFALVGIIAISTIAMVAIFLPADPNEQRSSPLGELRAFNRAPIWLALGIGAIGFAGMFCVFSYMAPTLLHVTQVGPGWIPLAMGVFGAGCIVGNSAGGWLFDRLRLRAVAWILAWSTLVLLVFPFAAHSLWTILPAIFALGTMIALGPALQTHLMDVATGAQTLAAASNHAAFNVANALGPWLGGLAISAGMGWTVTGYIGAATAIGGLILFVWAWQVQQKNAAI from the coding sequence ATGAGTCCTCCTTCCTCCAACCCTGCGGCCGCGTTGTCGCCGGGCGCGATCCTTCTCATTCAACTCGCCCTGGCCCTCGGCGGCTTCGCCATCGGCACCGGCGAGTTCGCCATCATGGGCCTGATGCCCAACGTCGCCGCCGATCTTGGCGTCAGCGAGCCGCAGGTCGGCCACGTGATCAGCGCCTATGCCCTCGGCGTGGTGGTCGGTGCACCGCTGCTGGCCCTGCTCGGTGCGCGCCTGCCCAGGCGCATCCTGCTGCTGTTGCTGATGGGCTGCTTCGCCCTCGGCAACTTCGCCAGCGCCCTGGCGCCGAGTTACGAGCCGCTGCTGATCTTCCGTTTCATCGCCGGTCTGCCGCACGGCGCCTACTTCGGCATCGCCATGCTGGTGGCCGCCTCCATGGCGCCGCCGCACAAGCGCGCCAAGGCGGTGAGCCGGGTGCTGGCCGGTCTGACCGTGGCCATTTTGATCGGCAACCCGCTGGCCACCTGGCTCGGCCAGTTCATGAGCTGGCGCTACGCCTTTGCCCTGGTCGGCATCATCGCCATCAGCACCATCGCCATGGTGGCGATCTTCCTCCCGGCTGACCCCAACGAGCAGCGCAGCAGCCCCTTGGGCGAGCTGCGCGCCTTCAACCGTGCACCGATCTGGCTGGCGCTGGGCATCGGCGCCATCGGCTTTGCCGGGATGTTCTGCGTGTTCAGCTACATGGCACCGACCCTGCTCCACGTCACCCAGGTCGGCCCCGGCTGGATTCCGCTGGCCATGGGCGTGTTCGGCGCCGGCTGCATCGTCGGCAACAGCGCTGGCGGCTGGCTGTTCGACCGCCTGCGCCTGCGCGCCGTGGCCTGGATTCTGGCCTGGAGCACGCTGGTGCTGCTGGTCTTCCCGTTCGCCGCGCACAGCCTGTGGACCATCCTGCCAGCGATCTTCGCCCTCGGCACGATGATCGCCCTCGGCCCGGCGCTGCAGACTCACCTGATGGACGTTGCCACTGGCGCGCAGACGCTCGCTGCCGCCTCCAACCACGCCGCGTTCAACGTCGCCAACGCGCTCGGCCCCTGGCTCGGCGGCCTGGCCATCAGCGCCGGTATGGGCTGGACGGTGACCGGGTACATCGGCGCTGCCACAGCCATCGGCGGCCTGATTTTGTTTGTCTGGGCGTGGCAGGTGCAGCAGAAAAACGCAGCGATCTGA
- a CDS encoding CitMHS family transporter: MLTLIGLLTIGCLVVLLLVGRMSPVLPLIVVPLLGALAAGFGPEAISGFFTDGIGRVTAIATMFVFAITFFGVLQDTGLFRPLINGMVRLTRGNVIAVTVATAIIGMLAHLDGAGATTFLLTIPALLPLYKQLRMSPYLMLLLLALGAGIFNMLPWAGPLGRAAAVTGIEVTELWRPLIIIQGLGVVLLIALAVLLGWREQRRIAAGKAGDDEGVLVETVSTLHAPSAEELELERPRLLWVNAGLFLTVLVSLFSGVLPAGYIFMIGLCLALLINYPGGKVQMQRISAHAPAALSMGMIILAAGSMLGIFAGTGMLTAIAQDLAQVLPEPMVGQMHIVLGLFGLPMELLLSTDAYYFGLLPVTLEVVGAQGVEPASVVYALMIGNIIGTFISPFSPALWLALGLAGLDLGRHIRYSLWWMWGFSLVLFGAAWGLGLF, encoded by the coding sequence TTGTTGACTCTAATCGGTCTGTTGACCATCGGCTGCCTGGTTGTGCTGCTGCTCGTCGGGCGTATGTCGCCCGTTCTGCCGTTGATCGTGGTACCACTGCTGGGCGCCTTGGCCGCAGGTTTTGGCCCCGAGGCGATTTCCGGTTTCTTCACCGATGGCATCGGCCGTGTGACGGCCATCGCCACCATGTTCGTGTTTGCCATCACCTTTTTCGGCGTGCTGCAGGACACCGGACTGTTCCGCCCGCTGATCAATGGCATGGTGCGTCTGACCCGTGGCAATGTCATTGCTGTGACCGTGGCCACGGCCATCATCGGCATGCTGGCGCACCTCGACGGTGCCGGCGCCACCACCTTCCTGCTGACCATTCCTGCATTGCTGCCGCTGTACAAGCAACTGCGCATGAGCCCTTACCTGATGCTTCTGCTGCTGGCGCTGGGGGCGGGCATCTTCAATATGCTGCCCTGGGCCGGCCCGCTGGGCCGCGCTGCGGCGGTGACCGGTATCGAAGTCACCGAGCTCTGGCGTCCGTTGATCATCATTCAGGGCCTCGGCGTGGTGTTGTTGATCGCCCTGGCAGTCTTGCTGGGCTGGCGTGAGCAGCGCCGTATCGCCGCTGGCAAGGCAGGTGATGATGAAGGCGTACTGGTAGAAACCGTCAGCACCCTGCACGCGCCGAGCGCCGAGGAGCTAGAACTGGAGCGCCCGCGCCTGCTCTGGGTCAATGCCGGGTTGTTCCTGACCGTATTGGTGTCGCTGTTCTCGGGCGTATTGCCGGCCGGCTATATCTTCATGATCGGCCTATGCCTGGCGCTGCTGATCAACTACCCCGGTGGCAAGGTGCAGATGCAGCGCATCTCGGCGCACGCACCCGCGGCCTTGAGCATGGGCATGATCATCCTGGCGGCGGGTTCGATGCTCGGCATCTTCGCCGGCACCGGCATGCTCACCGCCATCGCCCAGGATCTGGCGCAAGTACTGCCTGAGCCGATGGTCGGGCAGATGCATATCGTGCTGGGCCTGTTCGGCTTGCCGATGGAGCTGTTGCTGAGCACCGACGCCTATTACTTCGGCCTGCTGCCGGTAACCCTGGAAGTGGTCGGCGCGCAAGGCGTCGAGCCGGCCAGCGTGGTCTACGCGCTGATGATCGGCAATATCATCGGCACCTTTATCAGCCCGTTCTCGCCCGCGCTGTGGCTGGCGCTGGGCCTGGCCGGGCTGGATCTGGGCCGGCACATCCGTTACTCGCTGTGGTGGATGTGGGGCTTCTCCCTGGTGCTGTTCGGCGCAGCCTGGGGGCTGGGGCTGTTCTAG
- a CDS encoding DUF3087 domain-containing protein gives MFEIQPIDPSFYRQQTRRSTLIIALIFLALAMLCATASTQVFGTPGGDNFTWNLLGVLVGLGLTIALVRQQLWSRPFMAPAVYGWRLKRSLMRVTNVMHHVKAGVEQGDESAMKLLRFYHLGVTQMHQLDGNSSELSQMVREIDSHREAMQQQGLDIEQTRLDPAWLERVKAFKG, from the coding sequence ATGTTCGAGATTCAGCCTATCGATCCGTCCTTTTACCGTCAGCAGACGCGTCGCAGCACGCTGATCATTGCCCTGATTTTCTTGGCGTTGGCAATGCTCTGCGCCACCGCCAGCACACAGGTATTCGGCACGCCAGGCGGCGATAACTTCACATGGAACCTGCTCGGGGTACTCGTCGGCCTGGGCCTGACCATCGCCCTGGTACGCCAGCAACTCTGGTCGCGGCCGTTCATGGCGCCTGCCGTGTATGGCTGGCGTCTCAAACGCAGCCTGATGCGTGTCACCAATGTCATGCATCACGTCAAGGCGGGTGTGGAGCAGGGCGATGAAAGCGCGATGAAGCTGCTGCGCTTCTATCACCTGGGGGTGACCCAGATGCACCAGCTCGATGGCAACTCCAGCGAGTTGAGTCAGATGGTGCGTGAGATCGACAGCCATCGCGAGGCAATGCAGCAGCAGGGGCTGGACATCGAACAGACGCGGCTCGATCCAGCCTGGCTGGAACGGGTCAAGGCGTTCAAGGGGTAG